From Rutidosis leptorrhynchoides isolate AG116_Rl617_1_P2 chromosome 3, CSIRO_AGI_Rlap_v1, whole genome shotgun sequence, a single genomic window includes:
- the LOC139902829 gene encoding uncharacterized protein, with the protein MPSSSTSLVQKRFKYDVFLSFSGVDTRKTFVDHLYSTLKQKCILTYKDDEEIRQGRKISDELINSIENSKLYIIVFSKNYASSSWCLDELVKIMECQNAADQTAYPVFYDVEPTEVRKQIGAVGKAFSKHEKAEAAGKWRGALKEAADLAGWELNANFNGHEAKLIKEIVEKISLELLPFWTSTDDGNLIGMESRVEDIVSRLEIGIDDVRVIGIKGMGGIGKTTLARAVFDKISHTFEGQSFVADVREVSKASLYGLSSLQKQLLSDVFKDESIKVNNVYDGKKLMKRRMPGIRVLVVLDDVDHINQLEEFAVEPKSFKAGSRIIITTRDEEVLKVRGVKLITLDVNMLSNKEAICLFNRYAFEGDVPLQGYEDLSKKVVHYADGLPLTIKVLGSFLRGKDNDEWIDALKRLQSIPLKETLDKLEISYIGLEDDYKEIFLDVACLLKGWHKEDAITALESQGFNARIGLRVLQQKSLITISEYNCLNMHDHIEEMGKNIVRRLHPNEPWKHSRLWIEAEIKDMLANDQGTKATRGIHINTEEFDPEIFMRGLRNMEELRFLYVRCYNMVLDAQCNKSSWKYDKYGQYLPNSLRYVWWGHLPIDSLPITFLANNLVTLGLFGSNIVQLWEEGERKVLNKLKFLNLRWSKLVTFDFERIPNLERLDLQDCINMVEFHIPNGFPKLKFLALTNSTLRILNLGPTPDLETLILKRCYDLVELHIPFQCPKLKSIITESKKLKILDLGLISDLETLSIERSDLVELHMPNECPNLEYLNLSFSKLRNLTLGQAPNLRSLNLKSSCNLVELHMPYKYPNLEILNLKRCDLVELHMQDECPNLKYLNLSFSKLRNLTLGRSPDLESLELRWCCNLVELHMPYSYPKLKSIVVTCSKLNKLDLGAISDIETLSLEGCDLVELHMPKECPNLKYLHLNFSKLKNLTLWRSPDLEALSLDGCCDLVELHMPYTYPKLKSIILARSKLNKLDLRLIPNLETLNLNRCDLIELHMPKECPNLKYVDLGFSKLRNLTLGRSPNLESLCFDGCCDLVELHMPYRYPKLKSIILARSKLNKLDLGLISDLERLNLKGCHLLKLHMPEECPNLKYLDLHFSKLRNLTLGRTPDLESLDLGWCRDLEELHMPHRYPKLKSIVFACAKLNKLDLGLISDLETLSFEGCDLVELHMPNQCPNLKYLNLGLSKLRNLTLGLTPNLETLSLNGCCDLLELNMPYTYPKLKSINLSCSKLDLGGCTRFESCLFPKVFHLVEVCSLSGVYLVTESKDICPFHLDNSLCKFRITRIYAQHPFPILENLEKVMSISCCASNLESLTLSAHHLRFMKKLTLEGNIPEAPKDLDQLQFLEELTFSTKEINNIPDSLCKLKQLKSLCFDSCWLIEKLPEDLGLLECLEELTVTDCKHLQGIPNSICKMERLKYLYLPNCILVDTLPEELWRLVSLKELNLEGTGVTKLPQSIFGLKGLRIFGSKWQLESFEITSVKQTTISGTFCYI; encoded by the exons ATGCCATCTTCTTCAACTTCATTAGTTCAAAAGAGGTTTAAGTATGATGTGTTTTTAAGCTTTAGTGGTGTAGATACGCGCAAGACCTTTGTAGATCATCTTTATTCCACTCTTAAGCAAAAATGCATTCTGACCTACAAGGATGATGAGGAGATCAGGCAGGGCAGAAAGATAAGTGATGAGCTCATCAATTCAATAGAAAACTCGAAATTATACATAATTGTTTTCTCCAAGAACTATGCATCTTCATCTTGGTGCTTGGATGAGCTTGTCAAAATTATGGAGTGCCAGAATGCAGCAGACCAGACCGCTTACCCTGTTTTCTATGACGTGGAGCCCACCGAAGTCCGCAAACAAATCGGTGCAGTTGGAAAAGCATTTTCCAAACATGAAAAGGCAGAAGCTGCTGGGAAATGGAGAGGAGCTCTGAAAGAAGCAGCTGATCTTGCTGGGTGGGAGTTAAATGCCAATTTTAATGG GCACGAAGCTAAATTAATCAAAGAAATTGTTGAAAAGATTTCACTAGAGTTACTTCCCTTTTGGACTAGCACAGATGATGGCAATTTAATAGGCATGGAGTCCCGGGTTGAGGATATTGTTTCAAGATTAGAAATTGGAATTGATGATGTTCGTGTTATAGGGATCAAGGGGATGGGAGGTATTGGGAAGACAACTTTGGCCAGAGCTGTTTTTGATAAAATATCTCATACTTTTGAAGGTCAAAGCTTTGTTGCTGATGTAAGGGAAGTTTCAAAAGCATCTTTGTATGGTTTGAGTTCTTTGCAGAAACAACTCCTTTCGGATGTGTTCAAAGATGAAAGCATCAAAGTAAACAATGTTTATGATGGAAAAAAACTGATGAAAAGAAGGATGCCTGGTATAAGGGTTCTTGTTGTTCTAGATGATGTGGATCACATTAACCAGCTTGAGGAGTTTGCAGTCGAGCCTAAATCGTTTAAGGCGGGAAGTAGAATTATCATTACGACAAGAGATGAGGAAGTGCTCAAGGTACGCGGAGTAAAGTTAATTACTCTTGATGTCAATATGTTATCGAACAAGGAAGCAATTTGCCTTTTCAACAGGTATGCATTTGAGGGAGACGTTCCACTTCAAGGTTATGAAGACCTATCGAAAAAAGTTGTACATTATGCCGACGGTCTTCCCCTAACGATCAAGGTTTTGGGTTCGTTTCTCCGTGGTAAAGATAATGATGAATGGATAGATGCGTTGAAAAGGTTACAATCAATTCCATTGAAAGAAACTCTTGATAAACTAGAAATAAGCTATATAGGTTTAGAAGATGACTACAAAGAAATATTCTTAGATGTTGCATGCTTACTTAAAGGTTGGCACAAAGAAGACGCAATCACAGCACTTGAAAGTCAAGGATTCAATGCTAGAATTGGTTTAAGAGTTCTTCAACAAAAATCACTAATAACTATTTCTGAATATAATTGCTTAAACATGCATGACCATATAGAAGAAATGGGAAAGAATATTGTTCGCCGTTTACACCCTAATGAGCCTTGGAAACATAGTCGATTATGGATTGAAGCAGAAATTAAAGATATGTTGGCTAATGATCAG GGTACCAAAGCAACAAGAGGTATCCATATTAACACAGAGGAATTTGATCCCGAAATTTTTATGAGAGGTCTTCGAAATATGGAGGAACTTAGATTTCTGTATGTGAGATGTTATAATATGGTTTTAGATGCTCAATGTAATAAGAGCAGTTGGAAATATGACAAATATGGTCAATATTTGCCAAATAGTTTACGATATGTGTGGTGGGGTCACTTACCAATTGATAGCTTACCCATAACATTTTTGGCAAATAATCTTGTTACACTGGGATTGTTTGGAAGCAATATTGTACAACTTTGGGAAGAAGGAGAAAGAAAG GTTCTTAACAAGCTCAAATTCCTTAACCTCAGATGGTCAAAATTGGTGACCTTTGACTTTGAGCGAATTCCGAACCTTGAGAGATTAGATCTTCAAGATTGTATCAATATGGTAGAGTTTCATATCCCCAATGGATTTCCAAAACTCAAGTTCCTCGCCCTCACGAACTCAACCTTGAGGATCCTTAACCTTGGGCCGACTCCAGATCTCGAAACGTTAATCCTCAAGAGATGTTATGATTTAGTAGAGCTTCACATTCCGTTCCAATGTCCAAAGCTCAAATCTATTATCACTGAATCCAAAAAACTGAAAATCCTTGACCTTGGGCTGATTTCGGATCTCGAGACATTAAGTATTGAAAGAAGTGATTTGGTAGAACTTCATATGCCCAACGAATGTCCAAATTTGGAATATCTCAATCTCAGTTTTTCCAAATTGAGGAACCTTACCCTTGGGCAGGCTCCAAATCTCAGGTCATTAAATCTTAAAAGTAGTTGTAATTTGGTAGAGCTTCACATGCCCTACAAATACCCGAATCTCGAGATATTAAATCTTAAGAGATGTGATTTGGTAGAACTTCATATGCAAGACGAATGTCCAAATCTGAAATATCTCAACCTTAGTTTTTCCAAGTTGAGGAACCTAACCCTTGGGCGTTCTCCGGATCTCGAGTCACTAGAACTTAGATGGTGTTGTAATTTGGTAGAACTTCACATGCCCTATAGCTACCCAAAGCTCAAATCCATTGTTGTTACATGCTCAAAGTTGAATAAACTTGACCTCGGGGCGATTTCGGATATCGAGACATTAAGTCTAGAAGGATGTGATTTGGTAGAACTTCACATGCCTAAAGAATGTCCAAATCTAAAATATCTCCACCTCAATTTTTCTAAGTTGAAGAACCTTACACTTTGGCGGTCTCCGGATCTCGAGGCGTTGAGTCTTGATGGGTGTTGTGATTTGGTAGAACTTCACATGCCCTACACATACCCAAAGCTCAAGTCCATTATTCTTGCACGCTCAAAGTTGAATAAACTTGACCTCAGGTTGATTCCAAATCTCGAGACATTAAATCTAAATAGATGTGATTTGATAGAACTTCACATGCCTAAGGAATGTCCAAATCTAAAATATGTTGACCTCGGTTTTTCCAAGTTGAGGAACCTTACCCTTGGGCGGTCTCCAAATCTCGAGTCGTTATGTTTTGATGGGTGTTGTGATTTGGTAGAACTTCACATGCCCTATAGATACCCGAAGCTCAAGTCCATCATTCTTGCACGCTCAAAGTTGAATAAACTTGACCTCGGGTTGATTTCGGATCTCGAGAGATTAAATCTTAAGGGATGTCATTTGCTAAAGCTTCACATGCCCGAAGAATGTCCAAATTTAAAATATCTCGACCTCCATTTTTCCAAGTTGAGGAACCTTACCCTTGGGCGGACTCCGGATCTCGAGTCGTTAGATCTTGGATGGTGTCGTGATTTGGAGGAACTTCACATGCCACATAGATACCCGAAGCTCAAATCCATTGTCTTTGCATGCGCAAAGTTGAATAAACTTGACCTTGGGCTGATTTCAGATCTCGAGACATTAAGTTTTGAAGGATGTGATTTGGTAGAACTTCACATGCCCAACCAATGTCCAAATTTGAAATATCTAAACCTCGGTCTTTCTAAGTTGAGGAACCTTACCCTTGGGCTGACTCCGAATCTCGAGACGTTAAGTCTTAATGGGTGTTGCGATTTGCTAGAACTTAACATGCCATACACATACCCGAAGCTCAAGTCCATTAATCTTTCATGTTCAAAGTTAGACCTAGGGGGATGCACGAGGTTTGAATCATGTTTGTTCCCCAAAGTGTTCCATTTAGTTGAGGTTTGTTCTTTGTCAGGGGTATATCTAGTAACAGAGTCCAAAGATATATGTCCATTTCACCTCGACAACAGTTTGTGTAAGTTTCGTATTACTCGTATTTATGCACAACATCCATTTCCAATTCTTGAAAATCTTGAGAAAGTTATGTCTATAAGTTGTTGTGCTAGCAACCTTGAGAGTTTGACACTAAGCGCTCATcatttaagatttatgaaaaagcttACTCTCGAGGGTAATATTCCCGAGGCCCCCAAAGATCTTGACCAGTTACAATTCTTAGAGGAGTTAACTTTTTCTACAAAAGAGATTAATAATATTCCAGATAGCCTTTGTAAGTTGAAGCAACTTAAATCTCTTTGTTTTGATTCTTGTTGGCTTATCGAGAAGCTGCCTGAGGATCTTGGCTTGTTAGAATGTTTAGAGGAGCTTACCGTTACAGATTGCAAGCATCTACAAGGTATTCCAAACAGCATCTGCAAGATGGAACGTTTAAAATATCTCTATCTTCCCAATTGTATTCTAGTTGACACGTTGCCCGAGGAACTCTGGCGGTTAGTAAGTTTGAAAGAGTTAAATTTAGAAGGTACAGGGGTAACTAAGCTTCCACAAAGCATTTTTGGCTTAAAAGGTCTGCGTATATTTGGGAGTAAATGGCAGCTTGAGTCTTTCGAAATTACATCTGTAAAACAAACCACTATTTCTGGAACTTTCTGCTACATATAG